The sequence ATTTACTGCAAGTCAGAGAGATTTCTGACTCTTTTTTCAAAGCAGAACAGAACATATACTAGATCGACACCATTACTTAAACATCGGACACTAATTCTAATACGAAGGACTAGTAATCGCCTAAGCCTTCTTGGGGGACTTGGCGGCCTTGTTGGGCGACTTGGGCTCCGTCTCGGCCGTCTTCTTGGGGAGCAGCACGGGGTTGATGTTGGGCAGCACGCCGCCGTGCGCAATGGTGACGCCGGCGAGCAGCTTGCCGAGCTCCTGGTCGTTCCGGATGGCGAGCAGCAGGTGGCGCGGGATGATGCGGGCCTTCTTGTTGTCCTTGGCGGCGTTCCCGGCCAGCTCGAGCAGCTCGGCGGCGAGGTACTCGAGGACGGAGGCGAGGTAGACGGGGGCGCCCATGCCGACGCGCTGCGCGTAGCGGCCCTTCTTGAGGAAGCGGCCGATGCGGCCGACGGGGGACTGCAGCCCGGCCTTGACGGAGCGCGCCACCGCCTTCTTCCTGGGGCCGCCGCCAAGCTTGCGCCCCACCACGTACTTCTTCGCCTTGGAGACGGCGCCGGTGGCCGAGGCGTCCATGGCGGCTAGAGGGATTTGAGATTTGGCGCGATGGGGGATTTGAGAAGGCGGGAGAGTGTTTGGTGATGAGGAGGCGGGCTTGGGCAGACTATTTAAACGGCGCGGGAAGGGGGCAGCGTGGGGCCGTCGGTCCGCGCGCACGGGCAATGAGCGGCTGGATCGGTGGCGAATGGACGGCTGCGATGCCAAATTACGCTGCG comes from Triticum aestivum cultivar Chinese Spring chromosome 5B, IWGSC CS RefSeq v2.1, whole genome shotgun sequence and encodes:
- the LOC123117254 gene encoding histone H2A, which codes for MDASATGAVSKAKKYVVGRKLGGGPRKKAVARSVKAGLQSPVGRIGRFLKKGRYAQRVGMGAPVYLASVLEYLAAELLELAGNAAKDNKKARIIPRHLLLAIRNDQELGKLLAGVTIAHGGVLPNINPVLLPKKTAETEPKSPNKAAKSPKKA